TGTCAcgcataataaaaaattgtatgtaaaatgtacatAGTTACCAAGTCTTAATATTATAAAGTATAAACCCTTAAACTCTGAACTCTAGACCGTCCTTAACCAAACATTACCACTGGATTTTAACAAACATAAAATGTCATGGATAATATTGCTTACTTATGTTTGGTCAAGGACATTATTACTTACCTTATAGAGAAAAAGTACTAGAAAATTAGCAATATCCCCAAAGTTTCGAGATCAGACTTTAGTCAATGTCTCTCTAAAATATAACGAACATGTAGAAAAAGAGACGGGTGTTTGTCACTATAGCACATTTCAAATTCAGCTTGAAAAACGAAAACTAACTAAACTAACTAGGCGACCACTTTAATACACAAACTTGTCGTTGTCATGTAAAATTTCTTATTTGCAATGAAAATAATATAACAGTTCTAGAATGGGATTTTCGGCATCCGCTCTTAGAAGTTGGTGTAATAAGTTAGTGTCTTTAGTGagctcaacaaaaaaaaaagttagtgcctttagtattttttttttttgcggtcATTCTAGTATTTCCTTATCTCAATTAGTACAGCAACCGTATTAAACAAGTTACACAAATACAATAGCTTGCAAGAATTTCAGCAATTTACCTTACTACTAAAAACCATTGAGCATTGTAACCCCCAAATTAATAACCATTTTGCAGGTACATGCAGGAGTGTCCTCGGCCTAATGGCTTATAGCTAGTAATTCCAAACACAACTCTTCATCTCTCATGATATATAACAATTTCAGAATTTTCTgcctaatcaattttttttttctttctggaaAACATACATTGACCTTAATGATTAACGGATAATAATTGACAAAAAACACTAATTAACCATGGAGGTACGTTGAGAATTAATTTATGAAAGTAACAgagactaattaattaattaattatgtaaaGTGAATTAGTGATGAATAGCTAGCCGCCAACGAGGAGTCATGTGGAAGTGGCGGTTATACAGAACATAAAACTGAAGTTATTAAACATAGCAAACCCTAGAAATAAAAGGGTGAGTGTGTGCTAGTAAATAGGAAGATTATTAGGAGATGGTGGTTATAGTATTATCCATGATGATTGAGATCAAATCCTTTATCTGCGCCTAAAGAAACGAATCCAAAAACTGCCCACCTTCCCCCGCATCTCTCTCGATCTCtttcctctttcttcctctctctttcttgtgGATTGGACTACTTAACTAGCATAAGTCAGCAGGTAGGCTGCTGTGTACTTGTTCAGTTAATCTGATAAGGTTTTTTAATTAGCACTAATCTTTAGGTCTAACGCAGGTCCACAGACACAAGAATATCTAATTCTCTcaggtatctctctctctctctctctctctcatgcatGTCTTAAGCTTTTCAAATCTTCTTTCAGTttatcttctttctctcttttctctttcaaGGGTCTTTCTATAGCATTGCTGTCTTTAGCAATTAATCAGTTAGTAACCATAATTAACTGTTCATGCAGGTTTTGTAATTTCCATGGCTATGAGTACTGCTACTTTTTGCCCTATTGATGATTGGGGGTCTCTTCAGCTTCTCAACCCACCAGAAATGAATATGCTTAGCTTACCAACACAACAAAAGCTGCAGGCAGCTTCTTCGGGCATCTTTGATCTGCAGGACTACTACTATAGCTTAGCTAACAGTACTAATCCAGAATACACCTGCATCGATCCATTCTTCCAACCCTACGAATCCTCCTCTGAAAACTTTCTCCTCCCTGATTTTTGTTCTCCAACAGATAACATCAATTTGGCCTTGCTGTCGCCGGAAACCTGTCCAACCCTAGATGAATATGACTTCTCCTACCAGCCCTACCCAAAATGCCAGAAGCTCTTCCATGATCAACAAGTCCAATATTGCAATTCAAACTTCGTGGTTGCTGCCACTCCCAATTATTTCAATGCATATGATCCGTTCCTCCAGTCTGAAATTTTGGTTCCAACTCAAACCCATGAAGTCCAAATTCAGAATCAGCCTGAGGCCGCCAAGCTTGATAATAAGGTCGTCAGTGGTACTGGTACCGTGTCACCACAGAGCATAGCTGCACgcgagaggaggaggaagataaTTGAGAAGACTCAGGAGCTTGGGAGGCTGATTCCTGGTGCCACCAAGATGAACACTGCTGAAATGTTGCAAGCTGCTTATAAGTATGTCAAGTTCTTGCGGGCACAAGTTTCTGTTCTCAAACTCATGACAGACTCTCCAATTCAGCAGGTAGTAATTGTAATAGAGCTAACTATTTCATctgtttataattaaaatggTTTAATTTGCAACCAATTTCGAATCCCCTTCAATCCCGTTGTAGTTTAGACGAATTTAATTAGGgtagaatataatttttttttcttttatttatttgatgaaaTAATGTATTCATTTTAATCTGAAATTGTACGTTTAAGCAGGAAAGGAAGGAAGAGCGGTTGTATATAAATCAAGAGCGTCTCCAGGTTGCTGCATCCCCAATTATTCAAGAGAAGCTCTACTCTGAAGAGAAGTGCTTGGTTTTGAAGGAGTTTGTTGAAGTGCTGGCAAAAGATGATGACATCCAATCCAAACCCTTGCTCAAAGACAAAGTTGCTCAGTTGCTGCAAACCAACGGCTGACAATCACAAGAGTCGTAGCTAGCCCTTGAtttgtttcttaatttgttgttgttgcttttACTGTATTAATTAATTCCTAGTTAGTTGACATGTTTTAGAGTGCTAATCTAACCAATTTCTTgtaaatttctaattttcaagAAATATATTGGTGTCATGTAAGATTTTCTGGTGATTATTGTGTAACTCACCTCATCCACCTTTtaataaattctttttattacaattaattttattttttatataaaactacTACATAGTACATACTATaaggttaaaaaaattgaattgatgCTTTATAGAAGGGTGATAGAATAACGTCATGGGATCTtcaaacctaaaccctaaattgcAGAATGGTATCATTGCTTCAAACCTAAGCGCATAATAGTTACTGCTCAAATTTGCCAAGACGTATAACTAATCCTAAAACAAATAGGAGTTAATATGATTCGCCCCTGCGCCAAGGGAGTGGCACATGTAAAGCCAGTTGTGAGAGATACGCACGCAAAATGATTTAGTTTTGTGTTGCTCAGGCAGTGATTATCAACGCGAATACTACATTTGCAATCCCTACACGTAGGAAGCAACGGGTTACTCTTCCTGATGCCGCTTCATGTGATCATATACTAGCAGTGGGATTATATGTGATTCCTGCAGGGGGAAGATGCTAATGCCGAGAATAGCTATAGGGTTGCGAAATTTTCGAACTATTCACATCCTTGGCATGCCTCCATGTACAATGTGGATATATTCTCTTCCGAGACTGGTGAATGGCGGGTTTCATCTATAACAGCTCCGTATACACTCCTTTTCCACCTGCTCCCTGGGAATATTGTTCGATTGGCATACAATGGGATGCTGTTTTGGATGGGTACtgttattaattaattacaaaatgcAGTACCTTTCTGATTGGATTTGATCCGTTCAacttgaagaacaagaacaagaacaagagtGCTAAATCTACTGATGATGGCATTATTGATATACAATGTCTTGTTGGATCTGATGATGCGGAGTCGGGAATTAGGCTTGTGTGTGTGTCCCAAGGATGTCAGCAACTGTGCAACTACGATGAATATTATTCACTTGTTCCGTCTGTTTGGGGTTTGAAATTAGATGTAGAGTGTTTAATCTTGAAACACAGGGTTCTCATGGACCCAAATATACTTTTGGGCAATCAATGGGCCCGGCACTCCCCAGTTGTTAAACTGCTCGCTTTGGATCCAAATAACAACATTCGTACAAGTGAGTGGTCGAAGATAGCTGAAAATTGTTCGAAAAGAGGTCATTTCTTACCATTGATTTCAAACCCTTGGTGGCCAACTCCAGTCCCTAGACTATGCAGCGCAGTAGATTCCAAATCAACTTCATGataaagtttgttttttttggtattttggttGATTGTTTGGATTAGTTTCTTAGGGTTAGAATGTTAGAGAATGGAGAGAACTTGGATATGTGATTGACGGCTTACAAGGCTGTGCTAGATGCAGCAGCAATAGTTTCATTACGTAGGTGAATGTTTGTAGGGTATGGTGCATTGCCATGACCCATACTTCTTCAAGAGAGTGATTGACAAGAGACTTAACCAACCATTTCATCCTTACTACTCCAGGTTAAATCCTAGCCCTTCTTTTAGGTTTTAAGTGATCTAATTTGGAGTGTACACTTGTCACTCACACACTCACACAtacatttaaattgaaaaactaGCCGTTGAGACTAAAAAcccttcatttcttctttcttctttcttctttcttctttgatgCAGACAGCAGCCATGCTTGGGAGCTCCTTGTTGCCTTCAATCCCTCGACTCCAGAAGTTGTTTAGCTTCCAACACTTCAGAAGCGGTAATTTCTCATTCTATTTCGACAAATGGCAATCGAAGGCAAAAACCTATAAAatttgtgttttcaatgttaTAGTATCAAATTCAAGGGTGTATGTACACATGCGAATAATACCAGCGAATTGTGTTGGATTTTCTATacttagggttttttttaatGTCACCGCAAGCCTTCAAAATCTCAAGACCGGCCTTAGAAATAATTGAATAGATATTTTTCTCCGGACTGGAAATATGGAATAGATTATAGAGTATATAAGTACTTTTTGCCAACAATAAAACTGCTCGTTATAGTCCGAGTGCATGTAACCACCAAGATTAGCTTTCAACGTGATAAAATGGACTCCCCCACTTTCTTTCTTGCCAACCGTTTGAAAGTTTAAAATTAAACCCTCTCAAGAGATTCACACACGCAAACTTCTCCATGGCTTCCATTTCTGCAActtccctcctcctcctcctcctcctcccaatTTCAGCCTCCATATACACAACTCTTGCTACGTCTGTCATAGAAGACCTCAAAAATTTAAAACCGCCTCATGATTTCAACTCCACGATAATGAAAAACTGCCATCACAACCCATCTCTCAGATACTGCAGTTCCTCACCTGTGGACCTTGATGAGATTTTCAAGTCCACCATCGTCGCAAGCCATCTCTGCAATGAGTCCAAGAATCCAAACTGCGTCGAATCATTCCCTAAAATAGACCTTCAAAACCGCCCAAAGATCGCGCCGCTCTACTTGTCATTCAACTTCTTTTGGAAGTATTGCCCTTTGAGCATCTTAACTATTGATGTGTCCAACAATTCCTTGGAGAGCAATTTCCCCATTGATGTTCTTCAATGCACCCAACTCCAAGCTCTTGATATGAGCCATAATGACCTTTACGGCGATGTCCCAATAGAGAGCTTCTCTCCCCTTGCCAACGTCACTTCTCTTAATTTATCATATAATCACTTCTCCGAGAGTAAAATCTCTGATGCCCTCTTCTTTAAACGGTTCAATTCTTCGAATTTTCTCCATTCGggtctcccccccccccccccccccccaataaGAAAAAGTTCAGGATCAAGGCTGTAATCTTGTTGGTTGGTTTTCCGATCTTTGTGATCCTGATGGTGTGTTGGTTGGGGTGGCTTTGTTTCCAGAGGCCTGATTTTCTCCCAAGAATGCTTCGCAGAAAGTATTGGTTTACACCAGCAATGCTCAAGGCAGCAACAAATGGATTTTCGAGAAGAAATTTGAAAGGCAAGAGTGAAGCAGTTGATATCTATAGGGGAACTCTGAGAGGTGACACTGAAGTCAGGATTGAGATTTACAGAAGTGAAAACCACCCAAACTTGATCGAAGAGTGCAAGGTTCTCGTTCAGTTACGCCACAAGAACTTGATTAGCGTATTGGGTTGGTGCAAGAACAGAAGGTTGAGAGCCATCGTGACCGAATGGACGGAAGGAGAGTGCCTTGAGATGTGGCTATTGGAGTCAAACAGTACACCATGGAATCACAGGCTGAAGATATTGATGGGGGTTGTAGAAGGCATGTGTTATCTGCAGGAGGAATGGCCTGAAGTTGGATATGATCTCAGGACAAGCAGTATCTTGCTGTCAAACAATCTGGAGCCGCGAATTTCGAGGTTTAAGATCGGGAGATCAAAGCAGCAGAAGTAGAAGTAAGTCGATCCATGAAGCTGCATCATTTCgatctgtttcttttttttttttttacctcttaATTTGGTTAACTTCTAAtgcaaaaacttgaaatttggttCAGAGATCTACAAGTTAGGAGTGCTTCTACTAGAGATGCTCGTAAACAGGCGGCCGCAGGAAGACTTCGAGACAGGCGAGGCTGGGTTTCTCGAGTATATCAGAATGCATTATCCTGGAAATTTGCAGAAGGTGACAGACCAGAAATTGGAACTGACACAAAATACTTTTGATCAAGCTAAACAGGCAATAGGGCTAGGGCTAATGTGCACAGATCTATCCAGCAACCAACAACTAAGCTTGGTTCAAGTGTTTGATATCATGAGTAGAGCCTACCAGTCTTGCAGGGTTTTAGCATCTCATACTTGGGAAAGAATACATGCCGAAAGAGGTAGAGGCCACAAGCGCATGCAATCGAGATGAacctttaaattcatccaacttCGGAAATTCAATTCTATGCAAAACTATTTTATGTTCTTGTGTTTTCCATCCGAAATACTTTAATTTTCCATGTGAATTGTAGAGTTCCAGTATGGTATAAGAGATCGATGTCCTTATTTGGTTTCATAACCCGTTCCACTTTCAACAGCTTCTATTTCTACACAAAATATTGTATTTTGCGTTGCAACGGACAGCAGACAACATCAGAGTAGAAAATGTAACCAATGAATACGCATCATCAAGACCATCAAAGAACAGAACTTGCAGGTGAATACAAACTGGTTCTTGTACATTACTTAGGGGTAGCCCATTACAGGAAGTCAGGACCAAAATGTAATGTCAAAAAgtagagtgtgtgtgtgtgtgtgtgtgtgtaagttCAAGCTGGGATTGCTCACTTGATGACTCCAGGTCTATTGGCTTGCACTTCAGATCTTGTCCGATGGACCTTCTTTGGCAACTCACTAGTTAATGCATACATTTTCACAGAAAATATTTCCTCAGGCAACCCCCTTTGATCCTGATGTAAGGAAAAAACTGGAATTATAAACGAAGAAGATTTGGATGCTAACGGCAGAAGAGATTTCATATGAATTCACCTAAAGACAGTTATTTAATGAATCATGGCTAAACGGGTCTAGGCTAAAACGGCGTCGCACAGCGGCTAAGATGAAGTCTTTTGAAAGTAACTCGGAGCATAAGATGGAGTGACGCTGCATGAAAAAGTAGAAACCTAAAGTCTCGACGATGACGATGAAAGCGCCAGCTAATAGCTTATACCTACGTGGCTGTCCTTAAGCTTCTGTGACGTGGCATGAGCACCTGTATCATGTCCGATCActtgaagaaatttttagttgtgacgggaacacaagtaatacaccacatgttttaatatgaatggtggaaaattttattttttaagttattaattttttagcacACATCCCACCATTTGTTTAGTAACACGTAGTGTACCACCCCGTAtaccgatcacactgaaaaatctctcacatAATACAAACAACCACATCAACAAGTTTTCGATTATGGACATGTTGTCTACATTTTTGACTTATCGATACTTCAAACTAtcaaaatatacataaaaatttattttcagCAATACACGATTGTCCGACCAAGAGTCACTGAATGGTACCAAAAGGGATGGTAGCTCGAAATACGATCATTCGTACTTCAAAAATTATTTGCAAACACCATCATACTCACAACCCACATGGCGTAGGTAAGAGAAAAACTTATATGACACTCAATGCTACAAGAGCAATTTACAACCGCACCATGTAGTTGCTTTTGTTGAAAGTGAATCTCACAATGGAAAAGAGAAGGACCTTGCATGTAATTGGATTATTCTTCATATTGACTATTAGTTTTATGATGTAACCTCAACTATCTTCATGGTATAGAGCACTTTGTCTCATGTATGAAGCTCAATGGacacacgtgctccacgtcattcgatttgtgttgttcacgtgtgAGGCATGAGAGTTCTCACACGTGAAGGTGCGTGTTGAAAGTATGAATCACAAatcggaaaaataaaatattttacatgTGTTTGTAAGTAATTGAGCTACTATtcatttactaattaattttatgatgaaatttcaGTTACACGTCCAAAACACTAAGGCGTTGGACGAATTTGCTTTTCAGACGATGAAGGCCTGTTGCCTCGTTAGGATTCCGGCAAGAAGCAACAGCATGACCTTTCTCCTTCTCCAGCAACTGTTTGACCTATACGAgacacagaaaaataaaaatgtcacAAATTTGAGGCCTCAGTACGTTATTAAGTCTCTCTTGACGCACCAAAAGTTCAAAGCCAAATAATTGAGAAGAAATGTTACGAAAACCTTGTTTTATCTGTGTATATATTGAATACATGCTACATATAAAAAAACGCAGAAAAGTTATATAAACATGTATAGTATAAATCAAATgagcaaagaaaaagaaggctcATAAATTCAAGGCCAATTCCTTTGGAAGCACCCTGCAGCATGGAAACCCCACCTTCCCGTTTCCCAgcggaagaagaaagtgaagcCCTTTGCCTCGTTACCCGCATTAGTCTCAGAGGTCTCATCGCCGCCATGGATGTGCAATGCTGGTTCAGAAACAAGTGCCTCCGTTTGTGCATCTTCGCGAAACCACCAATTCGGAAAGAGACCAACCGATCTTTCTGCATTGTTTGGAGCTTGCTTTTCTAAGCTCTGCAAAGTGCAAACTAGTCTGCTGGACCACTGGGATTGAACCAAGGAAGCCATGAAAATAATAAGTTCCTAGGTCATTGCAAATTTTGGTAACGTAACACTTTGATTATGTGGCTCATCAGTGGTGTAGCCAGGATTTTCAAATAATAGGGTCATAATATCAACCAAAAAGCTTCACTGGGTCATTTCGTCGAGCACCTAGTAAGCACCTGCGAATTCTTGTCAACATATGCCGAAATTTTATGTGAACATATGTCGACGATTACTATTACTTGTACATGCTTGTCGAGGGTGGATGTAGGATATTGTGAAGTAATATTGAAGACTTTCAAGACTTTTCAACTAAAACATATCatacaagaagagagaaaatgaagacaaatatgatagaagaaaatagaagaagtaGGACAAGGAGGTCCTAATTTAGGTTGCCTTAGTTGTTTGTTGGGgtcaaatacaatatacaagCAAATATACATGGAGTTTTTAAAGTTATTGAGGTCAATGACAACCAATAATCCCATGCTGGCTCTGCCACTGTGGCTCATAATCTTTCACCTTTGTAGTATTTTTCCAGTTTTTCAGTCTTCAACTTTCCTACCAAAAGAGAAGCTTCGTTGGGCCAACAGGTGCAATTTGGGCTACTTTCTTGTAAACTTGGGTTGGACGCTAGAATTTGGGCGGTAagttttgaattgaataaattaaaagaaaatcaaataacataaataaacatgtatgtgtaaaattaaaaatatatctatatatatatatatataagtggtgatattcacacatcgaatttttacttctcacacactcctcTTAATTTTTGAACATCGAACTAAATGGATTGAAGAAgatcataaataaatattaacaaCAATATATGAAAAGTAAAAGAGAGTGTGAATAATAGTACTAAAAACAATTGTGTTCGCGGAAATGCTAATCAAAGTAGTGccaatttttcttaaaaaaaaacagtaaaaattAGTGCAAACTCAATCCAAGTAGCATCATAATTTGTTAACGAAGTAATGATGAGAAGTGTCATTTAGGCCATGATCTGACATCCAGAATTTCCTTGACACTTTTTCATTTGAAGTTCCATGATTTGATTCGAGTCATTCACGATTGTCCTATGCTGTATCATTATCTAAACTGTTAACTCACAGCAATCTAATTAGGTGGGCTAAAGCTTTTGGTGAATCTGCATTAAACGTGAAAGAATGCTAGTAACTTTCTCATATAAGTAGAGGCTACATAATAAGCCACAGTCAAATCATCAAAAGTCTCTAATTCATGCCTATATGTGTTTATGTTCGAGGTCTCAAATTTGAATTCTCATCAATATTCTTATATATTAATTGGTAAAactagaatatttttttttttggttggaaaaGTGATATCACACCTCACACTTTTGGCCTGCGCAGTTATATtcttgggttttcaaatttaacACGCGTCTTGCTAAAAGAGatgagatttttgaattttgacatGTATAGCTTCACGACCCACACGTGTCATGGAACTAATTATGTAGACAaccaatattattattttgaggcaataaacaaataatattatctacactaaaacgAAGGGGTGAGTTTAGTCTTATAACGGGCTAGCAATAATGAGGTTAAAATttgcctttgacgagaatcgaacctaaaacctctcacttacaagcaaAGATAAATCTTACTAgattgtaatactaagtgataatacaatattattgttattaaaaaccaaaaatttcaacacaaaatCATCAAAGTCATATATGGCCAACAAACCCTAATGTAGTAATATACAAAAAGATTGGGGTTGATGAGACGGACGGTACATTTATAGGTCCCACATAAATAATAGAGGGCGCACAATATAAAAGATAAGCCAAACCACTGCATGTTCTGACCATCAAAACTTCGAATTGTTACTGTACCATACCTTATAAATTCATCGACTAGATGTTTACAtatattcattatttattgcttttttatcttctaaataattaaaacatgaGTTGAAATCTCTATATattcaaaccaaaaaaagatgaaaacttaACTGAGAGGCAAAAGAATAGGATGTTAAAAGTCGTTTTGCTGATCCTGTGTAAATGATTTCAATAATAACAAATTATTATGTTTGACCGTAAGATCGTGGTGCAgacacataaattttttttgtactttcACTCTTAATTCTGTCAAGTTTCTTAAATAACACACAAGCTTTTGCAAACACCACCAATGTCatttttgatcatttttttttattattttgcagggACAACTAGCCATTTTCAGTTGTTGTGAATCTAGTGATCGCTACAAAAATAAATCTTATAGTTGTGAGAGATATTTGGTGATAATAACTTGAGAATAAAGTAATTTTAAGTGAGATTACGATTGCAATAACTTGATGATATTATCGATACTTGGATTATGTAATTGCTTAATCATAATGTAGAGAActttttttaacaataaaaaaaaaaaaccatgaaatTTGTGCATACAGTTAAAGAATAGAAATTATTATTTGCTCGCTTTCAAAATGTTAGAATAGTGGCTTAAAAAATGTCATAAAGAATACTTTCTAAAGTGTCAGCTAGAGCAAAAGAAAGCTCCTGCCTATAGTGTGGTAAGACCTAAAAGATAAACGGTTTGAATTactaaaatacattacaaagttAGTTCCTTAAAAAcgtatataaaaaattatgtagaaaaAATGTGCTACTTCTccatcccatatatatatatatatatatatatattgttccTGCAATTGGTATATTACCAagcatctatatatatatgaagacaTTGAATGATCTTTCAAGTGCATATATATGAACAAATGTCGTAAGATTTTGTGATGAGTAAAAAATCACCAAACATTTCAAAAGGAGTATAAAATGGTCATGAAACTTTATGGCATGCCATAAATTATAACTCcaattctttcttttcaaaatcatgGTCACAGTCACTCCCATTAACCCAGTTGCAACCAATCTTCGGTATGCATAATGACTCTTACCCCATCAATCAAGAACGTGAAACCATTTATGGAGAACTTTTTTGACTCTTCTTTCCTAAGTGTCAAATTGTAAGGGGTATATATGAGAACATGTACGCAAAGTTGATCGATTTGACAGAACTTGGTGCCACTATTTCCCAATAAACTGAGTGAAAGGTTGCTTCCATTACCAAAGGAGGCATAATGTTTGGACGTGCATGCAAGATC
This genomic stretch from Pyrus communis chromosome 2, drPyrComm1.1, whole genome shotgun sequence harbors:
- the LOC137724633 gene encoding transcription factor bHLH52-like, which codes for MAMSTATFCPIDDWGSLQLLNPPEMNMLSLPTQQKLQAASSGIFDLQDYYYSLANSTNPEYTCIDPFFQPYESSSENFLLPDFCSPTDNINLALLSPETCPTLDEYDFSYQPYPKCQKLFHDQQVQYCNSNFVVAATPNYFNAYDPFLQSEILVPTQTHEVQIQNQPEAAKLDNKVVSGTGTVSPQSIAARERRRKIIEKTQELGRLIPGATKMNTAEMLQAAYKYVKFLRAQVSVLKLMTDSPIQQERKEERLYINQERLQVAASPIIQEKLYSEEKCLVLKEFVEVLAKDDDIQSKPLLKDKVAQLLQTNG